One genomic window of Acidovorax radicis includes the following:
- a CDS encoding phage major capsid protein, with protein MQFTRKNLTTGFLLVVAVLALFAVAGHPLISPEAIAGLGMIPVAMSGEVTLLEVKGILEGQGKAFDEFKKANDELIKAKADGKAVGDLEAKVAKLSDELDKFDELKAVIDDLQKKANRPQNDVEAKSAADLAEETKNFNIALRADFQMKGKTHPGDLSVEAYTQYKSAFFKMAVGATLESLTADERKAMSAGSDPDGGYLLPHATAGRMLGKIYEQSTMRQLAEVQTISSNDIEGILDNDEASAGWVSELGSRSETTTPTVGKWRIEAHEMYAMPKASQRILDDAATNVEAWLAGKIADKFARVEGAAFWTGDGVGKPRGLAAYSTATTGDDTRAWGTFQHVVTGADGAFHTTKADPLQDLIGSFKDQYLQNASFVMRREVRTDIRKMKEATSDRYLWEPSLQAGQPDRLLGYPTRIDQYMPAKGTGSLSLAFGDFRQAYLIVDRMGIRTLRDPYTAKPWVLFYSTKRTGGGAQNTEALKFLKFST; from the coding sequence ATGCAATTCACCCGAAAGAACCTGACGACCGGCTTTTTGCTCGTTGTCGCTGTGCTGGCGCTGTTCGCAGTCGCGGGCCATCCTTTGATCTCTCCCGAGGCCATCGCTGGCCTGGGCATGATTCCTGTCGCCATGAGCGGCGAAGTCACGCTGCTGGAGGTCAAGGGCATCCTGGAAGGTCAGGGCAAGGCCTTCGATGAATTCAAGAAGGCGAATGACGAGCTGATCAAGGCCAAAGCAGACGGGAAGGCCGTTGGCGACCTTGAAGCTAAGGTGGCAAAGCTCAGCGATGAGCTGGACAAGTTCGACGAACTGAAGGCTGTCATTGACGACCTGCAAAAGAAGGCCAACCGCCCGCAAAACGATGTCGAAGCCAAGTCCGCCGCCGACCTGGCCGAGGAAACCAAGAACTTCAACATCGCACTGCGCGCCGACTTCCAGATGAAGGGCAAGACGCACCCCGGTGACCTGTCCGTGGAAGCCTACACGCAGTACAAGTCGGCGTTCTTCAAGATGGCCGTGGGCGCCACGCTGGAGAGCCTGACCGCCGACGAGCGCAAGGCCATGTCTGCCGGTTCTGACCCAGACGGCGGCTACCTGCTGCCCCACGCCACTGCTGGGCGCATGCTGGGCAAGATCTACGAGCAGTCCACCATGCGCCAGCTGGCCGAGGTGCAGACCATCAGCTCAAACGACATCGAGGGCATCCTCGACAACGACGAAGCCAGCGCCGGTTGGGTGTCTGAACTGGGCTCGCGCTCGGAAACAACGACCCCCACGGTCGGCAAGTGGCGCATTGAAGCCCATGAGATGTACGCCATGCCCAAGGCATCGCAGCGCATCCTGGACGACGCCGCCACCAATGTCGAAGCTTGGCTGGCTGGCAAGATCGCCGACAAGTTCGCCCGCGTTGAAGGCGCTGCTTTCTGGACCGGTGACGGCGTGGGCAAGCCGCGCGGCCTGGCTGCGTACAGCACCGCCACTACCGGCGACGACACTCGCGCATGGGGCACGTTCCAGCATGTTGTGACTGGCGCTGATGGTGCATTCCACACCACCAAGGCCGACCCGCTGCAAGACCTGATCGGCTCCTTCAAAGACCAGTACCTTCAGAACGCATCGTTCGTGATGCGCCGCGAGGTGCGCACCGACATCCGCAAGATGAAGGAAGCCACCAGCGACCGCTACCTGTGGGAGCCATCCCTGCAAGCCGGACAGCCTGACCGTCTGCTGGGCTACCCCACCCGCATTGACCAGTACATGCCAGCCAAGGGCACTGGCTCGCTGTCGCTGGCCTTCGGTGACTTCCGCCAGGCGTATCTGATCGTGGATCGCATGGGCATCCGCACTCTGCGCGACCCCTACACCGCCAAGCCCTGGGTGCTGTTCTACAGCACAAAGCGCACGGGCGGCGGCGCGCAGAACACTGAGGCTCTCAAGTTTCTCAAATTCTCAACTTGA
- a CDS encoding HNH endonuclease yields MAYANGYMQRWDSKKRKLVLDHRAVMEEFLGRPLLKTETVHHKNGDRADNRLSNLELWATSQPAGQRVVDLLDWAHEIIDRYAGEEQKLKKQSNHRQ; encoded by the coding sequence TTGGCATATGCCAACGGGTACATGCAGCGCTGGGATAGCAAAAAGCGAAAGCTGGTGCTTGACCATCGTGCCGTGATGGAAGAGTTCTTGGGTCGGCCCCTCCTGAAAACGGAGACGGTTCACCATAAGAACGGCGACCGCGCAGATAACAGGCTGTCGAATTTGGAGTTGTGGGCCACATCACAACCGGCTGGTCAGCGAGTCGTTGACCTTCTCGATTGGGCGCACGAAATCATCGACCGGTACGCGGGCGAAGAGCAGAAGCTGAAGAAGCAAAGCAACCACCGGCAATAG
- a CDS encoding head-tail connector protein, translating to MIVTQTTPPAYLPLTLAEAKLHLRVDGADEDTLIPAFIGAAVDTCQQITGRSLMAQAWKLTIDDFADEIQLPWPQVQAVQSVQYKDDNGATQTLANTVYELVGDKVCLIPEQTWPTVRGGTGSVWVNYTAGYGAGNEAAQQAAVPYGIKAWLLLAIGTLYANRESVQTGVSVAALPERFADSLLDRFKVY from the coding sequence ATGATCGTCACCCAAACCACCCCACCGGCCTACCTGCCGTTGACGCTTGCAGAGGCAAAGCTGCACCTGCGCGTTGACGGCGCGGACGAGGACACGCTGATTCCGGCGTTCATCGGCGCAGCCGTGGACACCTGCCAGCAGATCACCGGCCGCAGCCTGATGGCCCAGGCGTGGAAGCTGACGATTGACGACTTCGCGGACGAGATCCAGCTGCCATGGCCCCAGGTGCAAGCCGTGCAGTCGGTGCAGTACAAGGACGATAACGGCGCCACGCAGACGCTGGCGAACACGGTTTATGAGCTGGTGGGCGACAAGGTTTGCCTGATACCGGAACAGACCTGGCCCACGGTGCGCGGCGGCACGGGTTCGGTGTGGGTGAACTACACGGCCGGGTACGGCGCGGGCAACGAAGCGGCCCAACAAGCCGCGGTGCCCTACGGCATCAAGGCATGGCTGCTGCTGGCCATTGGAACCCTCTACGCTAACCGCGAAAGCGTGCAAACCGGCGTGTCCGTGGCCGCACTGCCCGAGCGCTTCGCTGATTCGCTGCTCGACCGGTTCAAGGTGTACTGA
- a CDS encoding phage head closure protein: MQAGRISLKCLLQEPGTGEDELGQPIPDDWVTIAEPWCDPVSQSGIESIRAGADTSVVKVSMGMRARSGVTAAMRLVGKYSGTVYQIEAVLPDNRDRSRMFLVCKVVA, from the coding sequence ATGCAAGCCGGACGCATCTCCCTCAAGTGCCTGCTGCAAGAGCCTGGCACCGGTGAGGATGAACTTGGACAGCCCATACCAGACGACTGGGTGACCATCGCCGAGCCCTGGTGTGATCCAGTCTCGCAAAGCGGCATCGAGTCCATTCGTGCGGGTGCTGACACATCGGTGGTGAAAGTGTCCATGGGCATGCGCGCTCGGTCTGGTGTGACTGCTGCGATGCGCCTGGTCGGCAAGTACAGCGGCACCGTGTACCAAATCGAGGCAGTGCTACCCGACAACCGCGACCGCAGCCGCATGTTTCTGGTGTGCAAGGTGGTCGCATGA
- a CDS encoding HK97-gp10 family putative phage morphogenesis protein, which translates to MINVAFDFSKIAAKLDGITVAAEKAVRPAAQAGAQIFHDEMRARVPMSAKPHKSGKKTYNPGTLRKAIYQAFADKESGDGKAKYRISWNKTHAFYGRFLEFGTSKMAAKPFLRPAFDAAQAKAVKAVQDRMNEEVKKAIK; encoded by the coding sequence ATGATCAACGTCGCATTCGATTTCTCCAAGATTGCCGCAAAGCTCGACGGGATCACCGTGGCGGCAGAGAAGGCCGTCCGGCCAGCGGCGCAGGCTGGGGCGCAAATCTTTCATGACGAGATGCGCGCGCGTGTGCCAATGTCTGCCAAGCCTCACAAGAGCGGCAAGAAGACCTACAACCCCGGCACGCTGCGCAAGGCGATATATCAAGCCTTCGCGGACAAGGAGAGTGGCGACGGCAAGGCTAAGTACAGAATTTCGTGGAATAAAACGCACGCCTTTTACGGCAGATTCCTGGAGTTCGGCACCTCAAAGATGGCCGCAAAGCCATTCCTCCGGCCCGCTTTTGACGCAGCCCAAGCAAAGGCCGTGAAGGCTGTGCAAGACCGCATGAATGAAGAAGTGAAGAAGGCCATCAAATGA
- a CDS encoding DUF3168 domain-containing protein — MSAEAALVPLLTGLVVGRIYPDVAPSGAGLPRIVYQQVGGRVINYTEGTLPDKENARMQIVCWASTRLAAINLMKQAEAAILAAPVIQAEAIGARISGFEQDTNLYSSQQDFSIWTTR; from the coding sequence ATGAGCGCCGAAGCCGCACTTGTCCCGCTGCTCACTGGTTTGGTTGTTGGGCGCATCTATCCCGATGTGGCGCCGTCCGGTGCGGGATTGCCGCGCATCGTGTACCAGCAGGTGGGCGGGCGCGTCATCAACTACACCGAGGGCACGTTGCCAGACAAGGAAAACGCCCGCATGCAGATCGTTTGCTGGGCGTCTACCCGCTTGGCGGCAATCAACCTGATGAAGCAGGCAGAGGCCGCGATCTTGGCCGCGCCGGTCATTCAGGCCGAGGCCATCGGAGCCCGTATTTCCGGATTCGAGCAGGACACCAACCTGTATTCGAGCCAGCAAGATTTTTCAATCTGGACGACCAGATAA
- a CDS encoding phage tail protein produces MARTPNGTVHSVATALAAAKTITAISNAAEASVSSTAHGYSVGDILLIYSGWGRLNFRAARVKTQTTDAFVLEKIDTSNTELFTPGGGAGSCRKVGTWVDLDRTMNHSSSGGDAKTVNVKFIESDVEIVLNDGFNAVQRTFDMDADMIGTPAYDALKMLSDTNADTVVRRRAKTGAVSLIPAKVSFNEEETLTEGQAVTVKGTFNAQNISTRYAA; encoded by the coding sequence ATGGCACGCACCCCGAACGGCACAGTCCACTCTGTCGCTACCGCCCTCGCAGCCGCGAAAACCATCACCGCAATCTCGAACGCCGCAGAGGCATCCGTGTCCAGCACCGCGCACGGTTACAGCGTTGGCGACATTCTTCTCATCTATAGCGGCTGGGGCCGGCTGAACTTTCGCGCGGCCCGCGTGAAGACGCAGACCACCGATGCATTCGTGCTGGAGAAAATCGACACCAGCAACACCGAACTGTTCACGCCTGGCGGCGGCGCGGGCTCTTGCCGCAAGGTCGGCACTTGGGTTGACCTGGACCGCACGATGAACCACTCCAGCTCGGGCGGCGATGCCAAGACCGTGAATGTGAAGTTCATCGAGTCGGATGTCGAAATCGTGTTGAACGACGGCTTCAACGCTGTGCAGCGCACGTTCGACATGGACGCCGACATGATCGGAACACCTGCCTACGATGCGCTCAAGATGCTGTCGGATACCAACGCCGACACCGTCGTGCGCCGCCGCGCCAAGACCGGCGCCGTGTCGCTGATCCCCGCAAAGGTCAGCTTCAACGAAGAAGAAACCCTGACCGAAGGCCAGGCCGTGACCGTCAAGGGCACTTTCAACGCCCAAAACATCAGCACGCGCTACGCCGCCTGA
- a CDS encoding phage tail assembly chaperone: protein MAKEKSVPVATIKSMADEIPTFPLPLKIKRLNGTETEVEVTAKAMRKSEWAALRDAHMTVEKVEQEEGEAPRFSFVKAVGDDMRKGAELIAKCGTGWDLADPFTADSLADMEDTFGGTLARFLSDYDAAIFHGRVGNS, encoded by the coding sequence ATGGCAAAAGAAAAATCTGTCCCCGTTGCAACCATCAAGAGCATGGCCGACGAAATCCCAACGTTCCCACTGCCCCTGAAAATCAAGCGCCTGAACGGCACCGAAACCGAAGTGGAAGTGACCGCCAAGGCCATGCGCAAGTCTGAGTGGGCTGCGCTGCGCGATGCTCACATGACCGTCGAAAAGGTCGAGCAGGAAGAGGGCGAAGCGCCACGTTTCAGCTTTGTGAAAGCCGTGGGCGACGACATGCGCAAGGGCGCCGAACTGATCGCCAAGTGCGGCACAGGCTGGGACTTGGCCGACCCGTTCACTGCCGACAGCCTGGCCGACATGGAAGATACCTTCGGCGGCACGCTGGCACGCTTTCTGAGCGACTACGACGCCGCGATCTTTCACGGCCGGGTGGGAAACTCCTAG
- a CDS encoding DUF1799 domain-containing protein: MEDYISDVIEVWPDNAQPLVIFRKVGTRWRIPPMGGVPIGLEWPAIYPMMERLGLEDDDWNDLHDSLIVMEGAAIKTMREFEPKRDKD; the protein is encoded by the coding sequence CTGGAGGACTACATCTCTGACGTGATCGAGGTGTGGCCAGACAACGCGCAGCCACTGGTGATTTTTCGCAAGGTTGGCACCCGGTGGCGCATCCCCCCGATGGGCGGGGTGCCAATCGGCCTTGAGTGGCCTGCCATCTACCCAATGATGGAGCGGTTGGGGCTCGAAGACGATGATTGGAACGACCTTCACGACTCGTTGATCGTCATGGAGGGCGCCGCGATCAAGACGATGCGGGAATTTGAGCCCAAGCGCGACAAGGATTGA
- a CDS encoding zinc ribbon domain-containing protein, with the protein MEIVLGWLIFAIVVGVVASSRGRSGFGWFLVSALLSPLIGFILVMVFPRVGPAISPSTGLAITPDTHVRCPECREFVIHDARKCKHCGTALIPQ; encoded by the coding sequence ATGGAGATTGTTCTTGGCTGGCTGATTTTTGCAATCGTCGTTGGGGTGGTGGCGAGCTCTCGGGGGCGCAGTGGATTTGGTTGGTTTCTTGTGTCTGCACTGCTCTCTCCGCTAATTGGCTTCATTTTGGTGATGGTGTTCCCCAGAGTTGGCCCCGCGATCAGCCCGTCAACCGGTTTGGCAATCACTCCCGATACGCACGTCAGATGCCCTGAATGTAGAGAATTTGTTATTCACGACGCACGGAAGTGCAAGCACTGCGGAACCGCGTTGATTCCTCAGTGA